The following proteins are co-located in the Paludibaculum fermentans genome:
- a CDS encoding RNA polymerase sigma factor, with product MSSYTGVLPLPDAGVMAKASRQGKTRVDYRKTEEAELVKRVQARDQLAFGEIVERYQSKVFSIIFGILRNRNDAEDIAQQVFTKVYFSINSFDFRSSLLTWVYKITVNECYDYLRKKKVRKLVYESDFSEDDAVSMERSEPDGTPAADDTLAKRDLVLKLLSKVSEEDRNLMMLKEVEGHSVEELAAMTGMNENTIKVKLFRARQKLLKAAQRLTRGSGARLTAE from the coding sequence ATGAGCAGCTACACCGGCGTGCTACCGCTTCCCGATGCCGGGGTAATGGCAAAGGCCTCCCGTCAGGGTAAAACGCGAGTGGATTACCGCAAGACCGAAGAAGCTGAACTGGTCAAACGAGTCCAGGCGCGCGACCAACTCGCCTTTGGCGAAATCGTCGAACGCTACCAGTCCAAGGTCTTCTCCATCATCTTCGGCATACTGCGCAATCGCAACGACGCCGAGGATATCGCTCAACAAGTATTCACCAAAGTCTACTTCTCGATCAACAGCTTCGACTTCCGCAGCAGCCTGCTCACCTGGGTCTACAAGATCACGGTCAACGAATGCTATGACTACCTGCGCAAGAAGAAGGTCCGGAAGCTGGTATACGAGAGCGATTTCAGCGAAGACGACGCGGTGAGCATGGAGCGCAGCGAGCCCGATGGTACGCCCGCCGCCGATGACACCCTTGCCAAGCGCGACCTGGTGCTCAAGCTTTTATCGAAGGTTTCCGAGGAAGACCGGAACCTGATGATGCTTAAAGAAGTGGAAGGTCATTCCGTTGAGGAGTTGGCGGCAATGACTGGTATGAACGAGAATACGATCAAAGTGAAGTTATTTCGCGCTCGCCAGAAGCTATTGAAGGCGGCGCAAAGGCTTACCCGGGGTT
- a CDS encoding HesB/IscA family protein — MITLTQTAVGKVKEILDAQEPKPEGLRISVVGGGCSGFSYSMAFENAPGMLDKTYKYGDLKVFVDQASMLYLDGAEVDYVESLEGSGFKFNNPQVKSTCGCGSSFSV; from the coding sequence ATGATTACATTGACCCAGACGGCTGTCGGCAAGGTGAAGGAAATCCTCGACGCACAGGAACCGAAACCCGAAGGGCTCCGCATCTCGGTGGTCGGCGGCGGCTGCTCAGGCTTCAGCTACTCCATGGCCTTCGAGAACGCCCCCGGCATGCTCGACAAGACTTATAAGTACGGCGACCTGAAGGTGTTCGTCGACCAGGCCAGCATGCTCTACCTGGACGGCGCCGAGGTCGACTACGTGGAAAGCCTGGAAGGTTCGGGCTTTAAGTTCAATAACCCGCAGGTGAAGTCCACCTGTGGCTGCGGCTCCAGCTTCAGCGTCTAA
- the murQ gene encoding N-acetylmuramic acid 6-phosphate etherase — translation MPNAPQPGLDLGHLMTEQINAASAGLDTLPTAEMLAVFNREDQRVAQAVEQELPHIAQAVDAIAGAIRTGGRLFYIGAGTSGRLGVLDASECPPTFNVPAGLVVGLIAGGDTALRNAVEGSEDSGPAGRADLQAHGFTKADVLVGIAASGRTPYVLGAMALANELGAVTVAIACSPNSAIGAAAKIPIEVLSGPEVVTGSTRLKAGTATKLVLNMLSTGAMVKLGYVYSNLMVNVQPTNEKLQDRAIRIVMAISGLDREAAASALAASGRDVRLAIVMGKLGLSREQAAEKLKASGGRVREAIG, via the coding sequence ATGCCCAACGCCCCCCAGCCCGGCCTTGATCTCGGCCACCTCATGACCGAACAGATCAATGCCGCCTCGGCCGGTCTCGATACGCTACCCACCGCTGAAATGCTGGCGGTCTTCAACCGCGAAGACCAGCGGGTCGCCCAGGCCGTGGAGCAGGAACTGCCCCACATCGCCCAGGCTGTCGACGCCATCGCCGGCGCAATCCGGACCGGTGGGCGGCTCTTCTACATCGGCGCCGGCACCAGTGGCCGGTTGGGCGTGCTGGATGCCTCGGAGTGTCCGCCCACCTTCAACGTCCCCGCCGGACTGGTGGTGGGACTGATTGCCGGCGGCGACACGGCCCTGCGCAACGCCGTGGAAGGCAGTGAGGATTCCGGGCCGGCCGGACGCGCCGACCTGCAGGCGCACGGCTTCACGAAAGCCGACGTCCTGGTTGGGATTGCCGCCAGCGGACGCACGCCCTATGTCCTGGGCGCCATGGCCCTGGCCAACGAACTCGGCGCCGTCACGGTTGCCATCGCGTGCTCCCCAAACTCCGCGATCGGCGCCGCGGCGAAGATCCCCATTGAAGTGCTTTCCGGACCCGAGGTGGTCACCGGCTCCACTCGCTTGAAGGCAGGCACCGCCACCAAGCTGGTACTGAACATGCTCTCTACCGGAGCCATGGTCAAGCTGGGCTACGTCTACTCAAACCTGATGGTGAACGTCCAGCCGACCAACGAGAAGTTGCAGGACCGCGCCATCCGCATCGTCATGGCGATCAGCGGCCTCGACCGCGAAGCGGCGGCATCAGCCTTGGCCGCCTCAGGGCGCGATGTCCGCCTGGCGATTGTCATGGGCAAGCTGGGCCTGTCGCGCGAGCAGGCAGCCGAAAAACTCAAAGCCAGTGGCGGGCGGGTGCGCGAAGCAATCGGTTAG
- a CDS encoding rhodanese-like domain-containing protein: protein MKHATGFLAIVNDAKTRVREIDIPAYLEMQQAGTPHILIDTREQSEWAAGHIPGAIHLSKGIIERDIEAQVPDTGATLVLYCGGGYRSALAADNLQKMGYTNCISMDGGWRGWTERSLPVEK from the coding sequence ATGAAGCACGCCACTGGATTCCTCGCCATCGTGAACGATGCGAAAACGCGCGTCCGGGAGATCGACATCCCGGCCTACCTCGAGATGCAGCAGGCCGGCACGCCGCACATCCTGATCGACACCCGCGAGCAGAGTGAGTGGGCCGCCGGACACATCCCCGGGGCCATCCACCTGAGCAAGGGCATCATCGAGCGCGACATCGAGGCCCAGGTGCCCGACACCGGCGCCACGCTGGTTCTGTATTGCGGCGGCGGCTACCGCAGCGCCCTGGCCGCCGACAACCTGCAGAAGATGGGCTACACCAATTGCATCTCGATGGATGGCGGCTGGCGTGGCTGGACCGAGCGGTCCCTGCCCGTCGAAAAATAG